A section of the Streptomyces sp. SLBN-118 genome encodes:
- a CDS encoding Zn-ribbon domain-containing OB-fold protein, producing the protein MSTAPSPDLLIAPLVVEFPFTRSLGPVQSAFLTGLRERTVLGVKAADGTVLVPPVEYDPVTAEEIRDLVEVGDTGTVTTWAWNPVPRRDQPPAQPFAWVLVRLDGADTALLHVLDAPGPEAVRTGMRVRIRWAEERTGAITDIACFEQYESEPADGRAAAHSGEFANLVTGIVAPARLDYTYSPGRAQTAYINALAGRKTVGERCPLCRKVYVPPRGACPTCGVATDEQVEVGPRGTVTTFCIVNIKAKNLDIDVPYVYAHIALDGADLALHGRIGQIPYDQVRMGLRVEPVWRDGSRHPDHYRPTGEPDADYDAYKELL; encoded by the coding sequence ATGTCCACCGCCCCATCTCCCGACCTGCTCATCGCCCCCCTCGTCGTCGAGTTCCCCTTCACCCGTTCCCTCGGCCCCGTCCAGTCCGCCTTCCTCACCGGGCTGCGCGAGCGCACCGTCCTCGGCGTGAAGGCCGCCGACGGCACCGTGCTCGTGCCCCCCGTCGAATACGACCCCGTGACCGCCGAGGAGATACGTGACCTCGTCGAAGTCGGGGACACCGGCACGGTCACCACCTGGGCCTGGAATCCCGTCCCGCGACGCGACCAGCCGCCGGCACAACCCTTCGCCTGGGTGCTGGTCAGGCTCGACGGAGCCGACACCGCGCTCCTCCACGTGCTCGACGCGCCCGGCCCCGAGGCGGTACGCACCGGCATGCGTGTCCGTATCCGCTGGGCCGAGGAGCGCACCGGGGCGATCACCGACATCGCCTGCTTCGAGCAGTACGAGAGCGAGCCGGCCGACGGCAGAGCGGCAGCGCACAGCGGTGAGTTCGCCAACCTGGTGACGGGCATCGTCGCGCCTGCCCGGCTGGACTACACCTACTCTCCCGGCCGCGCCCAGACCGCGTACATCAACGCCCTCGCCGGACGAAAGACCGTCGGTGAGCGCTGCCCCCTCTGCCGCAAGGTGTACGTCCCGCCCCGCGGCGCCTGCCCCACCTGCGGGGTCGCCACCGACGAACAGGTCGAGGTCGGCCCGCGCGGCACCGTCACCACGTTCTGCATCGTCAACATCAAGGCGAAGAACCTCGACATCGACGTGCCGTACGTCTACGCGCACATCGCCCTCGACGGAGCCGACCTCGCACTCCACGGCCGTATCGGCCAAATCCCGTACGACCAGGTGCGCATGGGCCTGCGCGTCGAACCCGTGTGGCGGGACGGCAGCCGTCACCCCGACCACTACCGGCCCACCGGTGAGCCCGACGCCGACTACGACGCCTACAAGGAGCTCCTGTGA
- a CDS encoding thiolase domain-containing protein gives MPDARDVAVVAFAQSDHLRRSDEFSEVEMVMPVLHEVLRRTGLGTGDIGFTCSGSSDYLAGRAFSFTMTLDGVGAWPPISESHVEMDGAWALYEAWVKLLTGEADTALVYAYGKSSPGQVRDVLTRQLDPYYLAPLWPDSVALAALQAQALIDAGIADEPALAGIAARSRSSAADNPHAQLKGSIPSGQYVVQPLRTGDCPPVGDGAAAVILAAGDRARELCDRPAWIRGIDHSIEAHSLGVRDLTDSPSTRLAAERAGAFERPVDTAELHAPFSSQEVVLRRALNLDDRVRVNPSGGALAANPVMAAGLIRLGEAAARIHRGESDRALAHATSGPCLQQNLVAVLEGEAYDA, from the coding sequence ATGCCAGACGCCAGGGATGTGGCCGTCGTCGCCTTCGCGCAGAGCGACCATCTGCGGCGAAGCGACGAGTTCTCCGAGGTCGAGATGGTGATGCCGGTCCTGCACGAGGTGCTGCGGCGGACGGGTCTGGGGACCGGCGACATCGGCTTCACGTGTTCGGGCTCCAGCGACTATCTCGCGGGCCGGGCCTTCTCCTTCACCATGACCCTCGACGGCGTCGGCGCATGGCCGCCGATCTCCGAGTCCCATGTGGAGATGGACGGAGCCTGGGCGCTCTACGAGGCCTGGGTGAAACTGCTCACCGGCGAGGCCGACACCGCGCTCGTCTACGCCTACGGCAAATCGTCGCCCGGTCAGGTGCGCGATGTGCTGACGCGCCAGCTCGACCCGTACTACCTCGCCCCGCTGTGGCCCGACTCGGTGGCGCTCGCCGCGCTCCAGGCGCAGGCCCTGATCGACGCGGGAATCGCTGACGAACCGGCCCTGGCGGGGATCGCCGCCCGTAGCCGTTCCTCCGCTGCGGACAACCCGCATGCCCAGCTGAAGGGTTCGATTCCGTCCGGACAGTACGTCGTCCAACCGCTGCGGACCGGGGACTGCCCACCGGTCGGAGACGGCGCGGCCGCCGTGATCCTTGCCGCCGGTGACCGGGCCCGCGAGCTGTGCGACCGCCCCGCCTGGATCCGCGGCATCGACCACAGCATCGAGGCCCACAGCCTCGGCGTCCGCGACCTCACCGACTCGCCCTCCACGCGACTGGCTGCCGAACGGGCCGGTGCCTTCGAGCGACCCGTCGACACCGCCGAACTGCACGCCCCCTTCAGCTCCCAGGAAGTCGTCCTGCGCCGGGCCCTCAACCTCGACGACAGGGTGAGGGTCAACCCCTCCGGCGGAGCCCTCGCAGCCAACCCGGTCATGGCCGCGGGCCTCATCCGGCTCGGCGAGGCCGCCGCCCGTATCCACCGCGGCGAGTCGGACCGGGCACTGGCCCACGCGACCTCAGGACCCTGCCTTCAGCAGAACCTCGTCGCCGTACTCGAAGGAGAGGCCTACGATGCCTAA
- a CDS encoding thiolase domain-containing protein, which produces MPKEPVAVVGIGQTKHVAARRDVSIAGLVREAAARALDDAELTWADIDAVVIGKAPDFFEGLMMPELYLADALGAVGKPMLRVHTAGSVGGSTALVASNLVASRVHGTVLTLAFEKQSESNAMWGLSLPIPFQQPLLAGAGGFFAPHVRAYMRRTGAPDTVGSLVAYKDRRNALKNPYAHLHEHGITLEKVQASPMLWDPIRYSETCPSSDGACAMILTDRAGAARAPRPPAWMHGGAMRSEPTMFAGKDFVSPQAGKDCAADVYRQAGIADPRREIDAVEMYVPFSWYEPMWLENLGFAAEGEGWKLTESGVTELDGDLPVNPSGGVLSTNPIGASGMIRFAEAALQVRGLAGEHQVERARRALGHAYGGGAQFFAMWLVGAEPPAT; this is translated from the coding sequence ATGCCTAAGGAGCCCGTGGCCGTCGTCGGCATCGGCCAGACCAAGCATGTCGCCGCCCGCCGGGACGTCTCCATCGCGGGCCTTGTCCGGGAAGCGGCGGCCCGAGCCCTGGACGACGCCGAGTTGACCTGGGCGGACATCGACGCCGTGGTCATCGGCAAGGCTCCCGACTTCTTCGAGGGCCTGATGATGCCGGAGCTCTATCTCGCCGACGCGCTCGGCGCGGTCGGCAAGCCGATGCTGCGCGTCCACACGGCGGGCTCGGTCGGCGGCTCCACCGCGCTGGTCGCCTCGAACCTGGTGGCATCGCGCGTGCACGGAACCGTCCTCACGCTTGCCTTCGAGAAGCAGTCCGAGTCCAACGCCATGTGGGGCCTTTCCCTTCCGATCCCGTTCCAGCAGCCCCTGCTGGCGGGCGCGGGCGGCTTCTTCGCCCCGCACGTGCGGGCGTACATGCGCCGCACCGGCGCCCCCGACACGGTCGGCTCCCTCGTCGCCTACAAGGACCGCCGCAACGCCCTGAAGAATCCGTACGCCCATCTCCACGAGCACGGCATCACCCTGGAGAAGGTCCAGGCGTCCCCGATGTTGTGGGACCCGATCCGGTACTCGGAGACCTGCCCCTCGTCCGACGGCGCGTGCGCGATGATCCTCACCGACCGCGCGGGCGCCGCCCGTGCACCGCGGCCGCCCGCCTGGATGCACGGCGGTGCGATGCGCAGCGAGCCCACCATGTTCGCGGGCAAGGACTTCGTGTCCCCCCAGGCGGGCAAGGACTGCGCCGCCGATGTCTACCGGCAGGCGGGCATAGCCGATCCGCGCCGTGAGATCGACGCGGTGGAGATGTACGTCCCGTTCTCCTGGTACGAGCCGATGTGGCTGGAGAACCTGGGCTTCGCCGCCGAGGGCGAGGGCTGGAAGCTCACCGAATCCGGGGTCACCGAACTGGACGGCGATCTGCCCGTCAACCCGTCGGGCGGGGTGCTGTCCACCAACCCCATCGGGGCCTCGGGCATGATCCGCTTCGCCGAGGCGGCCCTCCAGGTGCGCGGTCTGGCGGGTGAGCATCAGGTGGAACGGGCGCGCAGGGCACTGGGCCACGCCTACGGCGGCGGGGCACAGTTCTTCGCCATGTGGCTGGTCGGCGCCGAGCCGCCCGCCACCTGA